DNA sequence from the Cohnella herbarum genome:
CCGAGCGTCTGATGCGCCGGCGCATTAATGCAGGGCACCAACTGAACGGGGTGACCTTCATCGACGTCGAGAATACTTATATCGAAGCGAACGTAACGATCGGTCAGGATACGGTTCTATACCCTGGAACCGTACTTCGCGGGAATACTGCGATCGGGGCCGATTGCGTGATCGGTCCGTCTGCCGAACTTACGGATACTAAGGTCGGCGACGGTTCAACGATTCGGCAGTCGGTTGCGGAAGGAGCGGAAGTCGGCGAGGAATGCAGCGTCGGTCCGTTTGCTTATTTACGTCCGGGTACGAAGCTGGGCAGGCACGTGAAAGTCGGGGATTTTGTGGAGATTAAGAATACGGTTATCGGAGAACATAGCAAAGTACCGCACTTAAGTTATGTAGGCGATGCTATCGTAGGTGCCAATGTGAATATTGGCTGCGGAGCGATTACGGCCAACTATGACGGGTATAATAAATCGAAGACCGAAATTGGGGACAACGTGTTCATAGGGAGCAACGCCAATCTCATCGCGCCGGTCAAAATCGGCAGCGGTGCTTATGTTGTGGCAGGTTCCACCATTACGCATAACGTTCCGGACAACGACGTTGCTATCGCGCGCGAGCGCCAAGTCAACAAGCCGGGATACGCGGACAAGATCCGTGCCCGCGCGCGTGCCAAGAAGGAAAGAGAAACCGAATAAACAAAGGCGGTTATGCAATGGCCTATTCGGATCCAACATTAAAGCTGTTTTCCTGTAGCTCGAATCCCGAACTGGCGAAAGCCATTGCCGGTCATATCGGGCTCGAGCTAGGTAACGTAGCGATGAGCCGGTTTAGCGATGGAGAAATCCACATCCGGCTCGATGATAGCGTAAGAGGAAGCGATGTCTATGTCATCCAATCCACTTCCGCTCCGGTGAACGATCATCTCATCGAGCTTCTGGTTATGGTGGATGCGCTGAAGCGGGCATCCGCGGACACGATTAATGTCGTGATGCCGTATTACGGCTATGCGCGTCAAGACCGTAAAGCTCGTTCGCGCGATCCGATAACGGCGAAGCTGGTCGCTAATCTGATCGAAACCGCCGGGGCGCATCGCGTTATCGCTATGGATTTGCACGCGATGCAGATCCAAGGATTTTTCGATATTCCCGTCGATCATTTGCTTGGCGTTCCAATCTTGGGAGACTATTTTAACAGTAAAAAACTGCCTTCCCCCGTTGTCGTATCG
Encoded proteins:
- a CDS encoding ribose-phosphate diphosphokinase, with translation MAYSDPTLKLFSCSSNPELAKAIAGHIGLELGNVAMSRFSDGEIHIRLDDSVRGSDVYVIQSTSAPVNDHLIELLVMVDALKRASADTINVVMPYYGYARQDRKARSRDPITAKLVANLIETAGAHRVIAMDLHAMQIQGFFDIPVDHLLGVPILGDYFNSKKLPSPVVVSPDHGGVVRARRLADALQAPLAIIDKRRPEPNVVEVMNIIGDVSGRTAILIDDIIDTAGTIALAANALKEAGAADIYACCTHPVLSGPAIERLDASPIVEIVITDTIPLRQPCATNKVKVLSVAPLIAEAIVRIHEKQSISKLFEPHV